One window from the genome of Elaeis guineensis isolate ETL-2024a chromosome 5, EG11, whole genome shotgun sequence encodes:
- the LOC140858193 gene encoding uncharacterized protein isoform X1 gives MVGRVIPYVAFESGDIMRRRGRYAGVQFQFSQTEAGTSSSAQQPEASSAAQHSEPCPSSSAQHDPPVHQSDDEIHVQDGSGRVRPRRGPTVVRDVWQMREGERIVVECNQLGQPIKKAACLLTSFLGTVARRPQLCPLGYAKWNDMLPTYKVELLRVIESKFVLPPSTHDFVMKSLNRKWKEYKAQLKKDYMRQGMTEEEVARNCPPDVPPHQWMELVHYWFSERAQTYSAIGRAARAAQSVPHTSGSKSYARLRQEFEDEHGREPGQVEFYRMTHTHQDGTFVRDESRDLYERATSLIAERDDESAASTQQSRIEAEVFTELMGPERYGRVRGYGVGVTPTQLSEVSRYTQHAATDAQDSRVRRLEAEIQEIRQSRAAEMEEMRQSRAEMQAMRGQIDRLTSLLEMYGSSQAPGISGTHRDSGTSRGDNDDHPPAD, from the exons atggttggtcgagttattccctatgtggctttcgaatcag gtgacatcatgcgtcgcaggggacgatatgctggtgtgcagttccagttttcacagacagaggccggtacgtcttcttcagcacagcagcctgaggccagttcagctgcacagcattctgagccctgtccttcatcatcagcacagcacgatcctcctgttcatcagtcagatgatgagatacacgtgcagg acggatccgggagagtacgccccagacgcggacccacagtagtacgagatgtgtggcagatgcgtgagggcgagaggattgttgtggagtgcaatcagctaggtcagccaattaaaaaagctgcctgcttattgacttcatttttggggactgttgctcggaggcctcagctatgtccgttgggctatgcaaaatggaatgacatgcttccaacgtacaaagttgagctcctccgagttatagag agcaagtttgttctccctccatccactcatgattttgtaatgaagtctctcaaccgcaaatggaaagaatataaagcacaattgaagaaggactatatgagacagggtatgacagaggaggaggttgctaggaattgtcctcctgatgtaccccctcatcagtggatggagttggttcattactggttctccgagagggcacag acttattctgctattggtagagctgcacgagcagctcagtctgttcctcatacatcggggtcgaagagttatgcacgactccgacaggagttt gaggatgagcatgggagggaacccggacaagtggagttttaccggatgactcatactcatcaggatggtacttttgttcgagatgagtcgagagatttatat gagagggctacatctctcattgcggagcgtgacgacgagtccgcagcatctacgcagcagagccgtatcgaggccgaggtattcacagagttgatgggaccagagcgctacggccgagtgaggggttatggagtaggagtcacccccactcagttatctgaggttagtagatatacgcagcatgctgcaacagatgctcaggattcacgcgttcgcagactcgaggcggagatacaggagattagacagagtcgtgccgctgagatggaggagatgcgacagagccgtgccgagatgcaggccatgaggggacagattgatcgccttacatctttattagagatgtatggttcatctcag gctcctggcatatcaggcacccatcgagatagcggcacgtcacgtggagacaacgacgaccatccgcctgcagattga
- the LOC140858193 gene encoding uncharacterized protein isoform X2 — protein sequence MRRRGRYAGVQFQFSQTEAGTSSSAQQPEASSAAQHSEPCPSSSAQHDPPVHQSDDEIHVQDGSGRVRPRRGPTVVRDVWQMREGERIVVECNQLGQPIKKAACLLTSFLGTVARRPQLCPLGYAKWNDMLPTYKVELLRVIESKFVLPPSTHDFVMKSLNRKWKEYKAQLKKDYMRQGMTEEEVARNCPPDVPPHQWMELVHYWFSERAQTYSAIGRAARAAQSVPHTSGSKSYARLRQEFEDEHGREPGQVEFYRMTHTHQDGTFVRDESRDLYERATSLIAERDDESAASTQQSRIEAEVFTELMGPERYGRVRGYGVGVTPTQLSEVSRYTQHAATDAQDSRVRRLEAEIQEIRQSRAAEMEEMRQSRAEMQAMRGQIDRLTSLLEMYGSSQAPGISGTHRDSGTSRGDNDDHPPAD from the exons atgcgtcgcaggggacgatatgctggtgtgcagttccagttttcacagacagaggccggtacgtcttcttcagcacagcagcctgaggccagttcagctgcacagcattctgagccctgtccttcatcatcagcacagcacgatcctcctgttcatcagtcagatgatgagatacacgtgcagg acggatccgggagagtacgccccagacgcggacccacagtagtacgagatgtgtggcagatgcgtgagggcgagaggattgttgtggagtgcaatcagctaggtcagccaattaaaaaagctgcctgcttattgacttcatttttggggactgttgctcggaggcctcagctatgtccgttgggctatgcaaaatggaatgacatgcttccaacgtacaaagttgagctcctccgagttatagag agcaagtttgttctccctccatccactcatgattttgtaatgaagtctctcaaccgcaaatggaaagaatataaagcacaattgaagaaggactatatgagacagggtatgacagaggaggaggttgctaggaattgtcctcctgatgtaccccctcatcagtggatggagttggttcattactggttctccgagagggcacag acttattctgctattggtagagctgcacgagcagctcagtctgttcctcatacatcggggtcgaagagttatgcacgactccgacaggagttt gaggatgagcatgggagggaacccggacaagtggagttttaccggatgactcatactcatcaggatggtacttttgttcgagatgagtcgagagatttatat gagagggctacatctctcattgcggagcgtgacgacgagtccgcagcatctacgcagcagagccgtatcgaggccgaggtattcacagagttgatgggaccagagcgctacggccgagtgaggggttatggagtaggagtcacccccactcagttatctgaggttagtagatatacgcagcatgctgcaacagatgctcaggattcacgcgttcgcagactcgaggcggagatacaggagattagacagagtcgtgccgctgagatggaggagatgcgacagagccgtgccgagatgcaggccatgaggggacagattgatcgccttacatctttattagagatgtatggttcatctcag gctcctggcatatcaggcacccatcgagatagcggcacgtcacgtggagacaacgacgaccatccgcctgcagattga
- the LOC105045883 gene encoding ferritin-4, chloroplastic, with the protein MLVKASSSALSLLVPSSGVPHPFQAGYSGSFAPPSSVLRFPRRMGRDGSIVAVSAAGPDTQVVAGVIFEPFEELKHDHFLVPLLPDQSIARYKYSNECEAAINEQINVEYNVSYVYHSLFAYFDRDNVALRGFAKFFKESSEEEREHAEKLMIYQNKRGGRVKLQSIVMPLTEFDHPEKGDALYAMELALSLEKLTNEKLLNVHGVAARCNDPQMADFIESDFLGEQVEAIKKISEYIAQLRRVGKGHGVWHFDQMLLHEGDAAA; encoded by the exons ATGCTTGTAAAGGCCTCTTCTTCTGCTCTCTCCCTTCTCGTGCCCTCATCGGGGGTCCCTCATCCTTTTCAGGCGGGGTACAGCGGATCCTTTGCCCCTCCGAGCTCCGTTTTGAGGTTCCCTCGTAGGATGGGGAGGGATGGGTCCATCGTGGCTGTTTCCGCTGCCGGGCCCGACACCCAGGTTGTCGCCGGCGTCATCTTCGAGCCCTTTGAGGAGCTGAAGCATGACCATTTCCTCGTGCCTCTCCTTCCCGACCAGTCCATCGCTCGCTACAAGTATTCTAATGAGTGTGAGGCTGCCATCAACGAGCAGATCAA TGTTGAATACAATGTTTCCTATGTCTATCATTCCTTGTTCGCTTACTTTGACCGGGATAATGTCGCGCTAAGAGGCTTCGCTAA GTTTTTCAAGGAATCAAGTGAAGAGGAACGGGAACATGCGGAGAAACTGATGATATACCAA AACAAACGTGGAGGAAGAGTGAAGCTTCAATCCATTGTCATGCCCTTAACTGAGTTTGATCACCCTGAGAAAGGGGATGCTTTGTATG CAATGGAGTTGGCTTTGTCTCTTGAAAAGCTGACAAATGAGAAGCTTCTCAATGTCCATGGC GTGGCGGCGAGATGCAATGATCCTCAGATGGCGGACTTCATTGAGAGTGATTTTCTTGGAGAACAG GTAGAAGCCATCAAGAAGATCTCTGAATATATTGCTCAGTTGAGAAGGGTTGGCAAAGGACATG gcgtttggcattttgatcagaTGCTTCTCCATGAAGGAGATGCTGCTGCTTGA